Genomic window (Parcubacteria group bacterium CG10_big_fil_rev_8_21_14_0_10_36_14):
AAGCTCGCGCAAAGGCCTGTCATACGGCTTTTTATACTTTAAAGCCTCATTTATAATTGCTTCTTTTATTGCCATCGGCATGCGTTCTATATTATCTTTTATCTGTGAATAGGGGAGAGTGCTAGTTTTATAAAGAAGCGAAGCAATCAATTTATTATCCGCCGATTTGTCATAATTAACAAGTTTTACGGCAATATTGGAATTTGCCGGCTGAATACCAAAAATCCATTCATTTAATTTGCGGAGTTCTTGGTCTGTTTTTTGCAGATATTCATTTGGCTCTGCATATTTTATCAGGGTAGGAGTTATTTTTTGTCCAACATTTTTTATTTCGCGTCCGATTTCTTGCATTTCTTCCAAAGGATGCGAGAGTAGTTTGGCAATTGCCCATTCCAAAGCTCTTGCGTTCATAGTAAGTCCGAGATTTGTTTGGGTTGCTGTTGGTAAAAGATAGCGGATATTATCACAGGCACGCGCTTTACTTACTGATTCATAAAGCTTTTCGCCCATATTTTCCGGTTTTGGATATTTTTTCTTTACAAAATTCATCATTGGTTCTGTCAGGGCTTCATAAACTTGAAAAAGGTAATCGCCTGTTCGTTCGTATGTCTCCGCAAAAGGAGAATTTATAATTCGTTCCGGCTTGTAATATGTGTTTTTATCAAAAATTTGATAACGGGTTGATTTTTCAGTATAAGATGCAAGGCGGTTATCTTCCAGTACTTTTGTTGCCAAAATTGATAGGTTTTCTACCGCAATAGAAAGAACGGCGTGTTCTGCAACAGATGAGTGGCCATAGCCTACGACCCATTTTTCATGAAATTCGCTTGATTTTTCTTCGGTCAGTTCTTTTGCTATTTCATCAAAAGGTTCTGGGGAGCGTGAACATTTTGCAAAACAAACCGCTTTTATCTCCGGTGTTAATCCCTCCAATGTATATATACGAAGCTTATTTGACATAAAGGTGTTAGAGTTATAAATTATAGTAGGAGTTCTTTTTATCAGTTTATAACAAAGCGGTGGAGCGCGCAAGGAGGGTCAAAATGCTTGAAAATGAGGCGAGAAAAGATTTTTTGAAATGCATCGAAGAGTTTCCGGAAAATGAAGACGGCTTTGAGCTTGGACTGCATTATAGTTTTTTCCAAAAATTAGTGAAGATATTAAAAACAGAATACAGATGGAAAAAATACGCTATGAAAAACCGTAGCGTTCAGGGCGGTGGCGAAGGTCAGGAAATGCCGGAAACTTTATTGGATCATATGTTACATAAGTTTATGGTTGCTTCTGAGATGGTAGCAATTGAAAAGGGGTATGGTGGACATAAGAGTTTAGAAATCAGGCGTCGCCAGCTTTATTTGTCTTTTTTTATGTATAGCTTGGCTATGGCGGCTCATGGTGAAATATCCTTAATGGATAAAAATGCGTATGACTTGGCACAGGAAGATAATACTTTCATGAATTTTCTTAGAAAATATCCGGAAGTAGCGCATGGACCGTTTAGAAGAGCATACGAGCTTTCACAGGAAAGAGATAGGGCGATTTTGGCCGGCAAAAACTTGGATAGTATTTCTGTAACCGGAAGATTTTTGTGGGCGATTGTTGTAGCAACGTTTTTGGACAAATCGCTTTATGAAGTAAGGCGTGGTCAGCTTGCCTTTGCAAATACTTTTCATAACGTTTGGGAAGATATTGAGCCTTTAATGAGAGAGTTTTATTCTTTTAGAATTAAGGTTTCGCCGATTTTATCGGAAATCAAGGGATATATGGATAGCTATCCGCGTTGGGCTGAATAATCCTCATTTTTATGGGGATTTTTTAACTGTGGATAACTTTTGGGTTTACACTAATAAAAAAGAGGACTAAACTTGAAAGTAAGTTCTTTTTTTAAGGAGGGAAAAATGGACGAAGCAGACAGCTATCAAGATAAAACATATAGTCCACTTACGCATGACAAACAAAAGATTAGAGACGATTTGGTAATGTTTTGTCGAGAAGAGGGTATTGAAGTGCGTGATGGCTTTATGAAGATTCGCCTTGTTTTGTGTGAAGATTATTTAACAAGAATTTATAAAAATCTTCCGACCAGAACCATAAAAACACTTTTGGATATAATGATTCTGCAAGGTATTGTGGGAATAAGAAGAGGCGAGAATACTAATAGATGGTATATTTTAATTCCAGAGCATGCCAGCTTTGCGATAAAGGAGGGTGAAGATGAAACCAAATAGAAAGTTGTTTAGAGATTATTTATTTGCCTTGAGAGATGCTGGAAGGAAAATAGACTTAATGGAATTTACTGCATTTTGCCGATCGTTTACTAATTCATTGGCAGAAGAAAAAAGATACGAATTATTGGCGGGCATTAGCAGGAAATATAATTTTTCAGAATCAGGTGAGGTTTTGCCGGAAGCAGTTTTGACTCACACTGCATTTGATACGCCTTTTTTGGGGAATATGATGTTAGCGATTGAAAAGTACAAAGAAACTGCAGAATATAATTTTTTAGATAGCTCTTTATTGCAACTTGCATTTTTTGTTCATGATTTTGCCGAAGGTATTAGTTTGAAGGGTGATGTTGATTTTATAAATAAAGATAGCGCGGTTGAAAGAGAAGAAGAAGAAGCTTTGGAGTTATTGTTTTCAGTGCTTCATCCTGCTCTGGCGAATGAAATTAGAAAAGCGACTCTTATGGTTGAAACGGTTCCGCCAATTTGGCGAAGAGGGGAGACGCCGGAAAAAGTAGGTCTAACCGCACAGTTTTTTAATGCGGTAGAAAATGCTGGATATGTTTCCCGCGCGCTTTATGAAGTGCGGGCAGGAAATTTGCCTTTTGTGAATGTTTTTTATGATCAATGGGAAAAAGTTGAATATTATATTAAAAAGTTTGAATCGTTTAGATCTCTTATTGAACCGCATTTGGAATTTATGGAGGACTTCAGAGAAAAATATAAAGATGCGCCGTGGCGTCATCAAAAATAATCCTGACAATTAGTCAGGATTATATAATACAAAATATTTTATTATAACAATGGTTTTTGGAGAGAGGATAACTTTGTGAGGATTGATATTTTAAATTGGGAGATATTTTCATTGTCCCAAAAAAACCAGTTTTCTGCGGATTTTGGCAAAAATCTGTCTGAAGAAAAATTTTTATGCAAGTAATGTTCTTTCAACGGCCAGGTCAGATCTGCTGATGCAAGTCGGAGCATATCGGGTACAATTTCCAATTCTTTTTGTGTTAGAGGGTTAATGTCATGGTATATACTTAAAAATACTTCTGCCCTTTCAAAATTTAATGGGGTATGAAAATTCCATGTCCAATCTGTTTTGCAGGCAAAAACCATTGCGCAGATAACTTCCCATATTCTTGGTTGGTGCTTTGCCAACTCCCAATCAACAACTGCGGAAACTTCTCCCTTTTCGTTAAATAGCATATTAGCAGCATGAAAATCGCCATGAATAAGAAGAGAGGGCAGTTCATCTGTATCAATTTTTGGCGCTAGATGCAGTTCGTTGATTTTATGGGTTAATATACTATTTATTTCTCTATCAAAATCATCAAAAAATGATTTTTTTGACAAGTGTCTAATTACGTCCGAATAAAGATGGTCTAGCGCTCCTCGGCTCCAAATAGGCACTATTGGTTCCAGGTCTAAAGGAATATTTTTTGCCAAATAATGATAGCGCGCCAAAGTTTTTGCAATATTTATTAGTTCTTCGTCAGTTACGCTGTTTGTCGCTACTCTTGTATGGCCGGCAATATAATCAAAAAAGGTAAAGCGCTTGTTGTCTATTTCCGTTAGCGCATTGTCTTCATTATTTTTTATGAGTCCGGGAATAGGAAACTTTTGATCTTTCAAATATGCTAGCAACTGATGTTCGCGCGAAATACGCTCATTAGTTTCGCGTAGATATTTTTTCAAAAAGAATTTTCCTTTGCTCGTTTCTATAATATAGTTATCATTCGTAAAACCACCTTCTGCCCGGCTTAGGTTGGAGAATGTTCCCAATTCGTATTGGGATAAAAGAGAAGGGATGTCTTGTATCATTTGTCGCATTTTTTCTTGCATATTTTTTACCCGCCCCTTTTGTAAAGGGAGGTTGGGAGGGATTTTATTTCATCTAAAATATATTCTATCACACCTTCAATATTTTTTAGGAGTTCTCGGTCATTGAATCTAAAAATCTTAAACCCCAAGCTTGATAGATATTTATCTCTTATTTTATTTTTTACTAAATATTTTTTTCAAAATGTTGTCCGCCATCTATCTCAATTATTATTTTTTTAGCAGGACAATAAAAATCAACTATATAATTGCTAATTGGTTTTTGTCTGTAGAATTGCAAATTTTTAATTTGTTTTTTTCTGATATGTTCCCAAAAAATTCTTTCCGTGTCTATCATTTCCTTTCTTAATTTGCGCGAATATTTTTTAAGATATGATTGATATTTTGGCAACATATCTAAAATTCCCCTTAATCCCCCTTTACGAAAGGGAGGAGACTATTTATAAATTCGTCAACTTTTTCTTTTAATTGTTCTATGTTTCCGTCATTTATTATTGTATAATCGGCCATTTTAATCAGTGGAGCAAGGTTTTGTTTTCCTTCACCACCTTCCATTTCTCGTTCTTCTTGCAATCTAAATTTTTCAAAAGATATTTCATCGCCTTCGCGTTGTCTATTTTTTATTCGTTCATAGCGAAGTTCAATCGGCGCATCTACTGCGACAAAAATAAAATTATCTTGGTTTTTAAGATATTCAGCTTCTTTTGGGTTTCTGATGCTGGTTATTATATATTTTTTTCTATTTTCAATGTTTATTTTTTTTATTATGCGTTTTGCCAAAACATCATAACCTTCTGTGGCGCGTAACTTATTTGCAAGAGAGGTAAGTGTGTCGCGATCTTTTGGCAGGCCTTGATTATCGCACTCTTCTCTTATAGCGTCTGATAAAGAAAAATGAATAAATCCTTTTTGTTCAAGGTATTCTGCAACCGTATCTTTTCCTGCGCCAAGTGTGCCCGTAACTCCTATAATCATATTAGTATATTTGTCTGAAAGTATTAATCGGGGGATATTCTTGCTGAAGTTCTGCATTTTCTTCTAGTATAACTTCTTTTTCATTTACTTTCTTTACATTGTTTTCAAATAAGTTTTTTATATTTTCGTTCCATTCTTGATTGGGTACGTAAAAGACAACTTCTAATCCAGCTTGTTTTAAGTAATCCATTGCTTGCGAGTTGCGATAAATTGTTTCAATAACAATTCTTTTAATTCCGGCAGCAACGATATATTTGCAACAATGAATACAGGGTGAATAAAGAGCATAGAGAGTGGCACCTTCGGTAGTCTGTCCGGCAGTTACGGCGGCTTGTAAAATCGTGTTATGCTCGGCGTGGATTGTACGGACGCAGTGTCCTTCTTCCATAAGATGCCCTGCTTCGCTGTCACAATGCGGAAGCCCGGGCGGAGAACCATTGTAGCCTGTGGATATTATTCTTTTATTTTTAACTAAAACCGCGCCAGCGCGAAGTCTGTCGCAAGTGCTTCTGGTGGCGATAATGCGCGCAATCGCCATGAAGTAATCGTCCCATGACGGACGGATAAAATTTTCAGCCATATATTTTTTTATTTATTGCTATCTATATTCTAAAACATAGAGGCAAGGGAGTCAAAGTTTTATAATATAAAATTCAAAAAATCCCGCAGAAGCGGGATTTTTTGGTTGGTTATGAAATTTGAAGTTTATATTTCCAATTTTATTCCAGGGCCCATACTTGTGGATAAAACCAAGCCCTTAATAAATATTCCTTTTGAAGATGCTGGTTTTGATTTTTTCAAAACAGCAATAAATGTTTCAATATTTTCTTTTAATGCGTTGTCGTCAAATGATAATTTTCCAAGAGCAACGTGCAGATTGGCGGTGTCATCATTTTTAAAAACAATCTTTCCTTTTTTTAATTGCTCTACAGCTTCTTTTATCTTTGTTGTAATCGTATCATTTTTAGGAGAAGGCATCATACCCTTAGGCCCCAAGACTTTTGCTAAAGGAGCCATTTTTGGCATTATATCAGGTGTTGCAACCGCTACGTCAAAATCAACTTTTCCCGATTGTTTTATTTGATTGATGAGTTCTTCGCCTCCGACAATGTCGGCACCGCTTGCTTTTGCATCTTTTTCATTTTTTTCGCTTGTAAAAACTGCGATGCGAAGAGTTTTTCCTGTTCCATGAGGGAGAACAACTGTTCCGCGAACTTGCTCCTCGCCTTTTTTTGGATCAATTCCAAGGCGGGCGTGAAGTTCTACAGAAGGGTCAAATTTTACTTTTGAGGTTTCTCTTGCAAATTTTACTGCTTTTTCAACGGAGTATGTTTTGCTTTTATCAAACCCTGTATTTTCTTCCTGTTTTTTGACGTTTTTTTCTTCATTTGGTTTTTCTGTCTTTACTGATACGTTTTTATCTTTTTGCTTTTTTATTTTTTTTGCCATATTTTTTTCGTGGTACAAATGCTATTGATAAGTTTATTTTATCTCCAGCTCCCACAAATTTAATTATTATTTTACTTCAATTCCCATTTGTCTTGCCGTTCCTTCTATGATTTTCGTTGCCGCTTCAATATTATTGGCATTTAAATCAGGCATTTTTTTCTCAGCAATTTCTTTTATTTGCGCTTTTGTGACACTCCCAACTTTTTCTGTCAGCGGTTTTCCAGAGCCTTTTTTAACTCCGGCGGCTTTTTTCAAAAGTTCTGATGCAGGAGGAGTCTTTAATTTGAAGGTATAACTTCTGTCTTCATAGACATAAATTTCTACAGGAATTATTTCTCCGCGCATATCTTTTGTCGCGTCATTGTATTTTGCGCAAAACTCTGAAATATTAAGTCCGTGCTGACCCAATGCAGGACCAACCGGAGGTGCCGGATTTGCTGCACCGGCAGGGATTTGCAATTTTATAACTGTTTTTATTTTTTTTGCCATACTATTTATTTTATTATTAATGCCATAGAAGCTGTCAAAGACAATGGCACTAAAAAAATTATTTAGAGTTTCTTCACCTGAAGGAAGTCTAATTCTACGGGTGTTTCGCGTCCGAACACATTTACAAGTACTTTGACCTTTCCGCGTTCGTTATCAACATTATCAATTTTTCCTTCAGAATTTTTAAATGGGCCATCCGTGATTCGTACTGGATCGCCGATTTCGACATCCATTTTATATTGTGGTTCATCTACGCCCATTCTTTTCTGCAGAGCTTTTATTTCCTCTTCAGAAAGCGGTGTAGGGATTGTTCCTGTGCCGATAAATCCCGTTACATTTGGAGTGTTTCTTACCATATACCAGCTATCGTCAGTCACCATCATATCAATCAAGACATAGCCGGGAAATATTTTTTCTGTTACCACTTTTCTTTTTCCATTTCTAATTTTTATCTTTTTTTCGGTTGGAATTAGTACATCAAAAATCTTATCATGCATATCGTATGAATCGATGCGTTGTTTTAAGTTTTCCGCAACATTTTCTTCATATCCGGAATAAGTGTGTACAGCGTACCATTGCCTTCCGCGTTCTAATTGTTTTGCCATAAAATTAGGGTATAGGAATAAGATATAGAGTATAAACTTGTATACAAGATACCATTTCCTGCCTCCTCCTTATTTTATCAAGTTTTCTAATCCTAAAGTTAAAAAGTAGTCCAAAACTCCGAAAAAGAGGGCAATGCCCAAAGAAATTTCGATTACCAAGATTGTGTAATTGGTAGTTTCTTTTTTATTGGGCCAAACCACTTTTTTGAGTTCTGCTTTTGACTCCAGGATATATTTCATTACTTTATTCATATATGTGGATATTTATAATCCATTATCTTTTCTAAAAAACAGACCCGCAGGTCTATTAAATTTATAATAATAATATAACATAGTATTATTTTTATGTCAAATATTTGACCTGAATCTATATTCGTGCTAAATTTAGTACAGAAAGGAGGATATATTTGCAAAAAGACCAAATTTTTCGTGTAGTTCTTTATATCTTTGTTTTGATTCTTATGCTTGACGGAATGGCATATACGATAGGAAAGAAGAATTTTCCTGTACTTCGTTGGACACTTCGAAAAACCAAAGATTTCTGTATTTGGGTGCTGAAACTTCCGTTTCGCACGCTTAATATTGGCTTCAAAGCTCTTTTCAAAAACAAGAAAGGAGAGGGAAGATGAAAAAGATATTTGCAGTTTTGGTAATTATTTTTTGTTTTGTAGGATGCGCGACTAAAGAAGAGAAAAGACAAGTTATAATAAAAAGAGCAAGACATTCGGTTTGGTCTATACATTACGTTAAGGACTATAGGTCGGATATCTGTTTTGCGACTAGATGTTGGCAAATAGGTGTTTGCCAAGACTTGACTATGGTCCCTTGCACGGAAAAAGTAATGACGCTAATTGTTAATCCTCGCGAGAGCGAATGTAAAAAAGACTGCTATAATTAATCTGAAAAATAAAGACCTGAATTATTCGGGTCTTTATTTATAGATTGACTTTTTTAAAAAAAATTGTTAAAATTTTGTAAGAGGAGGAAGCAATGAAAAAGCTTTTTGGAATTTTTATTTTGATGATTGCTTTTTTTGCAACCGGATGTATGGCGACAATGCGGACAAGAAATATTTCAATGGAAAAATGCAAAATTCCGCCATCAGTTACAGAATGCCATTTGGTTTATTATCATAATTACGAAACCAAACAAGAGCGGTATAACGGTGTTATCAAAATTAAAATTCCTTGTGAGAGGATGAGGGAATTAATGAAGGGGAGGTATTGCACGGGAGAGTACAATGTATATACTAAGCCAGAAGAAAAAGAAAATCATAGCAGACATAGTGATGCTTAATCCGACTTTAAGTCTGGGCAAAAAAAGCTCGGACTTTTTATTTGAGAAAAAAATACGGCTCACACTAAATGAGACGTATTTTTTATATTAAGTGCGGGATAATAGGATGGCTTGTGGATTTTTTTATATATCCAAGTTTTTTACTCCTTTGGCATGAGTCTGAATAAATCTTTTGCGGGGAGCAACGTCACCACCCATTAAGACGGTGAATACTTCATCGGCTTTTTCGGCGTCTTCAACTGTGACTTGTTTTAAAATTCTATTTGCCGGATCCATTGTTGTATTCCAAAGTTCTTTCGGGTTCATTTCTCCCAAACCTTTATAGCGTTGAATATTGGCTTTTTTTTCTGTGCCTGATTCTTCATTTTCTTCCAGTTTTTCTGTCTTAGTTTTCTTTTTCATATCTTTTTTCTTTGGAATTGCCTGAAACCTTGCCAATATTTCTTCTTTTTCTTCATCAGAATAGGCATATTCACTTTGTTTGCCGACGGTTATTTGATACAAAGGCGGTTGAGCAATAAAGATATGTCCTTTTAAGACAAGTTCTGGGAAATATCTATAAAATAAAGTTAGGAGCAATGTGCGAATATGCGCGCCATCTACGTCAGCATCTGTCATAATGATTACCCTGTGATAACGGAGAGATTCAATGTTGAATTGTTCGCCAATATTTGTTCCAAGAGCGATTATTAAAGATTTTATTTCAGTATTAGCAAGCATTTTATCAAGCCGAGCGCGTTCCACATTCAAGATTTTTCCACGAAGCGGAAGGATTGCTTGAAAATGGCGATTGCGTCCTTGTTTACTTGAACCGCCGGCAGAATCTCCCTCAACAATATAAAGTTCGCATTCTGCTGGTTTTCGTGAAGAGCAGTCAGCCAGCTTGCCGGGAAGTGTCAGTCCTTCTAGCACGCCTTTTCTAAGAACAGTTTCGCGCGCTGCGCGGGCTGCGAGTCTGGCACGCGCTGCCAAAATACATTTTCCCAGAATTTCTTGGCCTTCTCTTGGGTGTTCTTCCAGAAAAATAGTAAATTGTTCGGCAAAAATAGATTCTACTATAGTACGTACTTCCGAATTGCCAAGTTTTGCTTTTGTTTGTCCTTCAAATTGAGGGTCTTTTACTTTTACAGAAATTACAGCTGTAAGGCCTTCGCGGGCATCGTCTCCGGATAAATTATCGTCTTTTTCTTTTAAAAATCCTTGTTTTCTGGCATATGTGTTTAAGACGCGGGTAAGCGCGCTTCTAAAACCGACCATATGGGTTCCACCTTCAGGATTGTAAATATTGTTTGCAAAAGCAAATACAGTATCCTTGTATTCGTCGG
Coding sequences:
- the rplK gene encoding 50S ribosomal protein L11 is translated as MAKKIKTVIKLQIPAGAANPAPPVGPALGQHGLNISEFCAKYNDATKDMRGEIIPVEIYVYEDRSYTFKLKTPPASELLKKAAGVKKGSGKPLTEKVGSVTKAQIKEIAEKKMPDLNANNIEAATKIIEGTARQMGIEVK
- the rplA gene encoding 50S ribosomal protein L1 — protein: MAKKIKKQKDKNVSVKTEKPNEEKNVKKQEENTGFDKSKTYSVEKAVKFARETSKVKFDPSVELHARLGIDPKKGEEQVRGTVVLPHGTGKTLRIAVFTSEKNEKDAKASGADIVGGEELINQIKQSGKVDFDVAVATPDIMPKMAPLAKVLGPKGMMPSPKNDTITTKIKEAVEQLKKGKIVFKNDDTANLHVALGKLSFDDNALKENIETFIAVLKKSKPASSKGIFIKGLVLSTSMGPGIKLEI
- a CDS encoding transcription termination/antitermination protein NusG; translated protein: MAKQLERGRQWYAVHTYSGYEENVAENLKQRIDSYDMHDKIFDVLIPTEKKIKIRNGKRKVVTEKIFPGYVLIDMMVTDDSWYMVRNTPNVTGFIGTGTIPTPLSEEEIKALQKRMGVDEPQYKMDVEIGDPVRITDGPFKNSEGKIDNVDNERGKVKVLVNVFGRETPVELDFLQVKKL
- a CDS encoding preprotein translocase subunit SecE codes for the protein MNKVMKYILESKAELKKVVWPNKKETTNYTILVIEISLGIALFFGVLDYFLTLGLENLIK
- the gyrB gene encoding DNA topoisomerase (ATP-hydrolyzing) subunit B, which produces MPKKIEKESKKASKQAYGAEQIAVLEGLDPVRKRPGMYIGSTGPQGLHHLIWEVVDNSIDEAMAGYCDHIIINLLPDNMVSVEDNGRGIPVDQHSKFKVSALELVMTKLHAGGKFGEGGYKVSGGLHGVGVSVVNALSSYTKAEVMREGKVWEQEYKIGKPVGKVKPTGTTRKTGTIITFKPDASIFETTEFTWKTILDHIRQQAYLNKGVKIGIYDKRIRGKHQAYNFYFKGGIASYVKHLNHNKDIKHPTVFYTDRMQDEVGVEIAVQYTDEYKDTVFAFANNIYNPEGGTHMVGFRSALTRVLNTYARKQGFLKEKDDNLSGDDAREGLTAVISVKVKDPQFEGQTKAKLGNSEVRTIVESIFAEQFTIFLEEHPREGQEILGKCILAARARLAARAARETVLRKGVLEGLTLPGKLADCSSRKPAECELYIVEGDSAGGSSKQGRNRHFQAILPLRGKILNVERARLDKMLANTEIKSLIIALGTNIGEQFNIESLRYHRVIIMTDADVDGAHIRTLLLTLFYRYFPELVLKGHIFIAQPPLYQITVGKQSEYAYSDEEKEEILARFQAIPKKKDMKKKTKTEKLEENEESGTEKKANIQRYKGLGEMNPKELWNTTMDPANRILKQVTVEDAEKADEVFTVLMGGDVAPRKRFIQTHAKGVKNLDI
- a CDS encoding dCMP deaminase, yielding MAENFIRPSWDDYFMAIARIIATRSTCDRLRAGAVLVKNKRIISTGYNGSPPGLPHCDSEAGHLMEEGHCVRTIHAEHNTILQAAVTAGQTTEGATLYALYSPCIHCCKYIVAAGIKRIVIETIYRNSQAMDYLKQAGLEVVFYVPNQEWNENIKNLFENNVKKVNEKEVILEENAELQQEYPPINTFRQIY